A single region of the Plantactinospora soyae genome encodes:
- a CDS encoding ABC transporter ATP-binding protein, with protein MTALLELSGITKTLKGQQAPRTILDGVDLTVDSGESVAILGRSGSGKSTLLSLIGLFDRPDGGRYLLGGRDISRVAERRAAALRSAEFGFVFQRFFLLKHLSAAQNVAMALVNGQGWLPRRKRRARTMAALDQVGIAHLAKHRPARLSGGEQQRVAVARALVREPRLLLADEPTGALDTETGNLVIEVMRAATDRGCGLILVTHDWDHANKMQRVLRLSDGTLNPAVDTRGTATAPTPAPQPEPEPTPDAEPTSVSGSETEGAGRLPSADRARRGDAGLDGMFW; from the coding sequence ATGACGGCGCTGCTGGAGCTCAGCGGCATCACCAAGACCCTGAAGGGGCAGCAGGCGCCGCGTACCATTCTCGACGGCGTCGACCTGACCGTCGACAGTGGTGAGAGCGTGGCGATCCTCGGCCGGTCGGGATCAGGCAAGAGCACCCTGCTCAGCCTGATCGGGCTCTTCGACCGGCCGGACGGTGGGCGTTATCTGCTTGGTGGCCGCGACATCAGCCGGGTGGCCGAGCGCCGCGCGGCGGCCCTGCGCAGCGCCGAGTTCGGTTTCGTGTTCCAGCGCTTCTTCCTGCTCAAGCACCTTAGCGCCGCGCAGAACGTGGCGATGGCCCTGGTCAACGGGCAGGGTTGGCTGCCTCGCCGCAAGCGCCGGGCGCGCACCATGGCGGCGCTCGACCAGGTCGGCATCGCACACCTGGCGAAACATCGGCCGGCCCGGCTCTCCGGCGGCGAGCAGCAGCGGGTGGCGGTGGCTCGGGCATTGGTCCGGGAGCCACGCCTGCTGTTGGCTGACGAGCCGACGGGCGCGCTGGACACCGAGACCGGCAACCTGGTGATCGAGGTGATGCGGGCGGCGACCGACCGGGGTTGCGGCCTGATCCTGGTCACCCATGACTGGGACCACGCCAACAAGATGCAACGGGTGCTGCGGCTCAGCGACGGCACGCTCAACCCGGCCGTCGACACTAGAGGTACCGCAACGGCACCGACACCGGCTCCGCAGCCGGAGCCGGAGCCGACACCGGATGCGGAGCCGACATCGGTCTCCGGGAGCGAGACGGAGGGAGCCGGCCGGCTTCCGTCGGCGGACAGGGCCAGGCGGGGCGACGCCGGGCTGGACGGGATGTTCTGGTGA
- a CDS encoding HAD domain-containing protein produces the protein MLFLDVDGPLIPFGAPQPDPADQGPTHPPPAGTNPLLARLNPRHGIQLLALPCDLVWATTWMADANEVIGPRLGLPELPVVDWPGPDDDGPLHWKTRGLLDWAAGRPFVWVDDEITDADRSWVSSHHPGPALLRRVDPRRGLTDVDFAIIGNWLADPPRPARGPAGRPRC, from the coding sequence TTGCTGTTCCTCGACGTCGACGGTCCCCTGATCCCGTTCGGGGCGCCACAACCGGATCCCGCCGACCAAGGGCCAACGCACCCTCCGCCGGCCGGTACGAATCCGCTACTGGCCAGGCTGAATCCCCGGCACGGGATACAACTCCTGGCCCTGCCCTGCGACCTGGTGTGGGCAACGACGTGGATGGCGGATGCGAACGAGGTGATCGGACCGAGGCTGGGCCTGCCGGAGTTACCGGTGGTGGACTGGCCCGGACCGGACGACGACGGCCCGCTGCACTGGAAGACCCGGGGCCTGCTCGACTGGGCGGCCGGACGCCCGTTCGTCTGGGTCGACGACGAGATCACCGATGCCGACCGTTCGTGGGTCTCCAGTCACCATCCCGGACCGGCGCTGCTGCGGCGGGTCGATCCTCGACGTGGCCTCACCGATGTCGACTTCGCGATCATCGGGAACTGGCTGGCTGATCCACCTCGACCGGCTAGGGGACCAGCTGGCCGCCCGAGGTGTTGA
- a CDS encoding ABC transporter ATP-binding protein, whose amino-acid sequence MQRNDSSPALRADGLTKRYGRRPALTDCHLDIPRGRIIGLVGPNGAGKSTLLQLACGLITPTAGSLEVLGSRPGTNAAQLARVAFVAQDTPVYAELTVADHLRMGAGLNPCWDTGLANRRIGQLGLDPRQKAGRLSGGQRAQLALTVAVAKRPELLIFDEPAAALDPLARDGFLHNLMAFVAELGASAVLSSHLLADVERVCDYLIVLGGSRVQIAGEVRDLLASHYRLVTPRGGLDRLPTGVEVVRAERNERRDSVVVRSDGPRPAGPWSVESLQLEELVLSYLSRAAEPSAANAGTMAGEAAR is encoded by the coding sequence ATGCAACGCAACGATTCCTCCCCCGCGCTGAGAGCCGACGGCCTGACCAAGCGGTACGGCCGCCGCCCCGCGCTGACCGACTGCCACCTGGACATCCCCCGGGGGCGGATCATCGGCCTGGTCGGGCCGAACGGTGCCGGCAAGTCGACGCTGCTGCAGTTGGCCTGCGGACTGATCACGCCGACCGCCGGCTCACTCGAGGTGCTCGGCTCCCGCCCCGGCACGAACGCGGCCCAGTTGGCCAGAGTGGCGTTCGTCGCCCAGGACACCCCCGTGTACGCGGAACTGACTGTCGCCGACCACCTCCGGATGGGTGCCGGCCTCAACCCGTGCTGGGACACCGGTCTGGCGAACCGCCGGATCGGCCAACTCGGATTGGATCCGCGTCAGAAGGCGGGCCGGCTCTCCGGCGGCCAGCGCGCCCAGCTCGCCCTGACCGTCGCGGTCGCCAAGCGCCCCGAGCTGCTGATCTTCGACGAGCCGGCGGCGGCGCTCGATCCGCTGGCCCGGGACGGGTTCCTGCACAACCTGATGGCCTTCGTCGCCGAACTCGGGGCGAGTGCCGTGCTGTCGTCGCACCTGCTCGCCGACGTCGAGCGGGTCTGCGACTACCTGATCGTGCTGGGCGGCTCCCGGGTCCAGATCGCCGGTGAGGTCCGGGACCTGCTGGCCAGCCACTACCGGCTGGTGACGCCCCGGGGCGGGCTCGACCGGCTGCCCACCGGGGTCGAGGTAGTCCGGGCCGAGCGGAACGAGCGGCGGGACAGCGTGGTCGTGCGTTCGGACGGTCCCCGTCCGGCAGGACCGTGGAGCGTCGAGAGCCTTCAGCTCGAGGAGTTGGTGCTCAGCTATCTGAGCCGGGCGGCCGAGCCGTCCGCCGCGAACGCCGGAACGATGGCCGGGGAGGCCGCCCGATGA
- a CDS encoding efflux RND transporter periplasmic adaptor subunit has protein sequence MTTAKPTRQDLDNRVSLSGKVTMNPVFGVVAPGAGEIRYRDVEIPESTPTKPTRVASVWASGKSRRVDVPAGAVFAGRLVDDRSKVTAGMPVVSAKRIGYGLVADIDGSQAYQISDSLTTVQAQIKNGPGPFACKVLGTIAALPAGTVPTPEPSVDPSADPSSPPVPVDPRQPIVPSEPTGMRLVCTAPSGVKLINGANATIEVVTARAKGALVLPVEAVAGGQGKGKVDVVGPDGTRETRDVVLGLSDGKVVQIKSGLTGDETVALPGPDLPSAKPAEPGGPLDPKGGK, from the coding sequence ATGACCACGGCGAAGCCGACCCGCCAGGATCTTGACAACCGGGTGAGCCTGTCCGGCAAGGTCACCATGAATCCGGTGTTCGGAGTGGTGGCCCCGGGCGCGGGGGAGATCCGGTACCGCGACGTCGAGATACCGGAGAGCACCCCGACGAAACCGACCCGGGTGGCCAGTGTCTGGGCGTCGGGCAAGTCGCGTCGTGTCGACGTACCAGCCGGCGCCGTGTTCGCCGGTCGACTGGTGGACGACCGGTCGAAGGTGACCGCCGGGATGCCGGTGGTCTCGGCGAAGCGGATCGGCTACGGACTCGTGGCCGACATCGACGGCTCCCAGGCGTACCAGATCTCGGACTCGCTCACCACCGTGCAGGCCCAGATCAAGAACGGTCCGGGACCGTTCGCGTGCAAGGTCCTCGGCACCATCGCCGCGCTGCCGGCCGGCACGGTCCCGACCCCGGAACCATCCGTCGATCCCTCCGCCGATCCGTCGAGTCCGCCGGTGCCGGTGGACCCGAGGCAGCCGATCGTCCCGTCGGAGCCGACCGGTATGCGCCTGGTCTGCACGGCGCCGTCCGGAGTGAAGCTGATCAACGGGGCCAACGCGACGATCGAGGTGGTGACCGCCCGCGCCAAGGGCGCACTCGTCCTGCCGGTCGAGGCGGTGGCGGGCGGTCAGGGCAAGGGCAAGGTGGACGTGGTCGGCCCGGACGGCACCCGGGAGACCCGGGACGTCGTACTCGGACTCAGCGACGGCAAGGTCGTACAGATCAAGTCTGGTCTCACCGGCGATGAGACGGTGGCCCTGCCCGGCCCCGACCTGCCGTCCGCCAAACCCGCCGAACCGGGTGGGCCCCTCGATCCGAAGGGCGGAAAATGA
- a CDS encoding ABC transporter permease subunit, producing the protein MIWMSWRQFRTQAVVGAVALTVLAICLVILGMQLRHSYDAALALCQGRGDGCAGVMNEFSQRYSTRLYLLDGLLIVVPGILGTFWGAPLVARELEAGTHRLVWNQSLTRRRWLAVKLLVVGVAAMAVTGLFSLLLTWAASPYDQVTGDRFTGLLFGTRNLVPVAYAAFAVVLGAILGLTIRRTVPAMALTIVVFAVAQIAMPMLIRPHLLPPVSVTQPMTAETVRNLSSMKADATVRGVQIPGAWVVSHGELLTSNGEPVEPTRYHECVLLGPDAVPECLAGLDLHVEGAYQPADRYWSFQWLEAAIFLALGGLLLGLGLWRIQGRFR; encoded by the coding sequence ATGATCTGGATGAGCTGGCGGCAGTTCCGTACCCAGGCGGTGGTGGGTGCGGTGGCCCTGACCGTACTCGCGATCTGCCTGGTGATCCTCGGCATGCAGCTCCGGCACTCGTACGACGCCGCCCTCGCCCTCTGTCAGGGCCGGGGCGACGGCTGCGCGGGGGTGATGAACGAGTTCAGCCAGCGGTACAGCACCCGGCTCTACCTGCTCGACGGCCTGCTCATCGTCGTACCCGGAATCCTCGGAACCTTCTGGGGCGCGCCGCTGGTCGCCCGGGAACTGGAGGCCGGCACGCACCGGCTGGTCTGGAACCAGAGCCTGACCCGACGCCGGTGGCTGGCGGTCAAACTGCTCGTCGTCGGGGTCGCCGCGATGGCCGTTACCGGGCTGTTCAGCCTCCTGCTGACCTGGGCGGCCAGCCCGTACGACCAGGTGACGGGCGACCGGTTCACGGGACTGTTGTTCGGCACCCGCAATCTCGTCCCGGTCGCGTACGCGGCCTTCGCCGTCGTACTCGGCGCGATCCTCGGACTGACGATCCGGCGTACGGTGCCGGCGATGGCGCTCACCATCGTGGTCTTCGCGGTGGCGCAGATCGCGATGCCGATGCTGATCCGTCCACACCTGCTCCCGCCGGTCAGCGTCACGCAGCCGATGACCGCCGAGACGGTCCGGAACCTGAGTTCCATGAAGGCCGACGCCACCGTCCGGGGTGTGCAGATCCCCGGCGCCTGGGTGGTGTCGCACGGCGAGTTGCTGACCTCGAACGGCGAGCCGGTCGAGCCGACCCGGTACCACGAATGCGTTCTGCTCGGCCCGGACGCGGTTCCGGAGTGCCTGGCCGGGCTCGACCTGCACGTCGAGGGGGCGTACCAGCCGGCCGACCGCTACTGGTCGTTCCAGTGGCTCGAAGCGGCCATCTTCCTGGCACTCGGCGGGCTGCTGCTGGGACTCGGGCTGTGGCGGATCCAGGGCCGCTTCCGCTGA
- a CDS encoding FBP domain-containing protein — translation MVPVTDSAIRASFVNCTKGEAKRLAVPKDLDEQPWVDLDFLGWRDPAAPQRAYLVAESGTGLVGVALRVAPQTGHVRRSMCSLCLTTHTGGGVSLMTARKAGPSGRQGDSVGVYICTDLACSLYLRGRKDAGRRLDETLTMAEKIERTTASLAAFLCKVVE, via the coding sequence ATGGTACCGGTAACCGATTCCGCGATCCGCGCCTCCTTCGTCAACTGCACCAAGGGCGAAGCGAAGCGCCTGGCGGTGCCGAAGGACCTGGACGAGCAGCCCTGGGTGGATCTTGACTTCCTCGGTTGGCGGGACCCCGCCGCCCCGCAGCGGGCCTACCTGGTCGCCGAGTCCGGCACCGGCCTCGTCGGGGTGGCGCTGCGGGTGGCCCCGCAGACCGGACACGTACGCCGCAGCATGTGCTCGCTGTGCCTGACCACGCACACCGGAGGTGGCGTCTCGCTGATGACCGCGCGCAAGGCCGGACCGAGTGGGCGGCAGGGCGACTCCGTCGGCGTCTACATCTGTACCGACCTCGCCTGCTCGCTCTACCTGCGCGGAAGAAAGGACGCCGGGCGGCGCCTCGACGAGACGCTCACGATGGCGGAGAAGATCGAGCGGACCACGGCGAGCCTCGCCGCCTTCCTGTGCAAGGTCGTCGAATGA
- a CDS encoding aminotransferase-like domain-containing protein produces MEDDNAAVRVIQDLRSLAAARAPGTRLPSVRELTARHHASPVTVARAVRRLVAEGLIEAVPGKGTFVAGRPEHRPPAPDLSWQAIALGPRPAGDDALQALLAVPRPDAISLSSGYLDADLQPAAALGTALARAARHPSTWQRGPVQGRADLRAWFAREAGGALHADDMVICPGGQAALSTAFRALAAPGEPILVESPTYLGALAAARAAGLRVIPVPADADGVRPDLLGTALTRTGARLFYCQPLHANPHGATLSPRRRGAVAEAVRAAGAFLLEDDYARDLTIDGNPLPPMAADDPDGHVIYLRSLTKSAAPGLRVAAIGARGAAGARLRAARTLDDFFVAGPLQQAALDFVTSPAWARHRRTLRTALESRRDALLAALRRHLPEFVAPTPPRGGLHLWIRLPDDLDDVELAAEAAAEQVVVFPGRPWYATEPQAPHLRLTYAAAPPPLLDEGVRRLARAVTALRRRS; encoded by the coding sequence ATGGAAGACGATAACGCAGCCGTACGCGTTATCCAAGATCTTCGGAGTCTCGCCGCCGCCCGCGCTCCCGGCACGCGCCTGCCGTCGGTGCGGGAGCTGACCGCACGCCATCACGCCTCACCGGTGACCGTGGCCCGGGCGGTCCGCCGGCTGGTCGCCGAAGGGCTGATCGAGGCCGTACCCGGCAAGGGCACCTTCGTGGCCGGCCGTCCGGAACACCGCCCGCCCGCGCCCGACCTGTCCTGGCAGGCCATCGCGCTCGGCCCCCGACCCGCCGGCGACGACGCGCTGCAGGCGCTGCTCGCCGTCCCGCGCCCGGACGCGATCTCGCTGTCCAGCGGCTACCTCGACGCGGACCTGCAACCCGCCGCCGCGCTCGGCACCGCGCTGGCCCGGGCCGCCCGGCACCCGAGCACGTGGCAGCGCGGCCCGGTGCAGGGCCGCGCGGACCTGCGGGCCTGGTTCGCCCGCGAGGCCGGCGGCGCCCTGCACGCCGACGACATGGTGATCTGCCCCGGCGGGCAGGCCGCCCTCTCCACCGCGTTCCGGGCACTCGCCGCACCCGGCGAACCGATCCTGGTGGAATCACCGACCTACCTCGGTGCCCTCGCCGCCGCGCGGGCCGCCGGGCTGCGGGTCATTCCGGTACCCGCCGACGCCGATGGTGTCCGGCCCGACCTGCTCGGCACGGCCCTGACCCGCACCGGCGCCCGACTCTTCTACTGCCAGCCGCTGCACGCCAACCCGCACGGCGCGACTCTCTCCCCGCGCCGACGGGGCGCGGTGGCGGAAGCGGTACGGGCCGCCGGAGCCTTCCTCCTGGAGGACGACTACGCCCGGGACCTGACCATCGACGGCAACCCGCTACCCCCGATGGCCGCCGACGACCCGGACGGGCACGTCATCTACCTGCGGTCGTTGACCAAATCCGCCGCACCCGGGCTCCGGGTGGCGGCCATCGGTGCCCGGGGCGCCGCAGGTGCCCGACTCCGCGCCGCCCGAACCCTCGACGACTTCTTCGTCGCCGGGCCCCTCCAGCAGGCGGCACTCGACTTCGTCACCTCACCCGCCTGGGCACGGCACCGACGCACCCTCCGCACGGCCCTGGAGTCCCGGCGCGACGCGCTGCTCGCCGCGCTGCGCCGCCACCTGCCGGAGTTCGTCGCGCCCACGCCACCACGAGGCGGTCTCCACCTGTGGATCCGGCTACCCGACGACCTCGACGACGTCGAACTCGCCGCAGAGGCCGCCGCCGAACAGGTCGTCGTCTTCCCCGGACGACCCTGGTACGCCACTGAGCCGCAGGCCCCGCACCTGCGTCTGACCTACGCCGCGGCCCCGCCGCCCCTGCTCGACGAGGGCGTACGCCGGCTCGCCCGTGCCGTCACCGCGCTGCGCCGCCGTTCCTGA
- a CDS encoding ABC transporter permease, with translation MIRLSGRFRSAVIIGLQGIRARKMRTFLSMVSLFLGVLAVVVVQAGAETLERAQLADLELQVGKDGTRQAYLPGNADTVRISNDTVAGRPDAVVIGSRQAIIGEPDVTPVNPGGSSFDQPGSGPYPPGPGGGAVYCDMNGYCRPLSSGSDAADQPVPGQAIELTLNTLTGDIRQFKPFRLVSGKWLDFSGEPSLSPRLVVNLEAAKGFGRYQVPAELWTEGATANPTPRIIGVVDDGSGQPTAYTRTDELQNWVPSSTGNSNYGPGLQVMLAPTAGDVERLLTMRFAATGVPSDQLRFETVQAREDIARELALIRWIFLGMAALVLLIGVAGILNVGLATVGERVEEFALRRAVGTSRLLLAGIVLAETLLTGLLTATAAIGASAFALTAAGSLLGDQVPFLADVVFPWRAGVAGIIAGLVAGLLGGLIPAIRAARIPIATVMRA, from the coding sequence GTGATCCGACTCTCCGGGCGGTTCCGGTCCGCGGTGATCATCGGACTCCAGGGCATCCGGGCGCGCAAGATGCGTACCTTCCTGTCCATGGTGAGCCTCTTCCTCGGAGTACTCGCCGTGGTGGTGGTCCAGGCCGGAGCCGAGACCCTCGAACGCGCCCAGTTGGCCGACCTGGAGCTCCAGGTCGGCAAGGACGGGACCCGTCAGGCGTACCTACCGGGCAACGCCGACACCGTCCGGATCAGCAACGACACCGTGGCGGGTCGGCCGGACGCGGTCGTGATCGGCAGCCGGCAGGCGATCATCGGCGAGCCGGATGTCACCCCGGTCAATCCGGGCGGCTCCTCGTTCGACCAGCCCGGCAGCGGCCCGTACCCGCCGGGCCCGGGCGGCGGGGCGGTGTACTGCGACATGAACGGCTACTGCCGGCCGTTGTCGTCCGGTTCCGACGCGGCCGATCAACCCGTACCCGGTCAGGCGATCGAGCTGACCCTCAACACGTTGACCGGTGACATTCGTCAGTTCAAGCCCTTCCGCCTGGTCTCCGGGAAGTGGCTGGACTTCTCCGGGGAGCCGTCGCTGTCCCCTCGGCTGGTGGTCAACCTCGAGGCCGCCAAGGGCTTCGGTCGGTACCAGGTTCCGGCCGAGTTGTGGACCGAGGGAGCGACCGCCAACCCGACACCCCGGATCATCGGCGTGGTCGACGACGGCAGCGGGCAGCCGACCGCGTACACCCGGACCGACGAGTTGCAGAACTGGGTGCCCAGCTCGACCGGCAACAGCAACTACGGTCCCGGGCTCCAGGTGATGTTGGCTCCGACAGCGGGCGACGTGGAACGGTTGCTGACGATGCGGTTCGCCGCGACCGGGGTTCCTTCCGACCAGCTCCGGTTCGAAACCGTCCAGGCCCGCGAGGACATCGCCAGGGAACTGGCGCTGATCCGATGGATCTTCCTCGGCATGGCCGCGCTCGTGCTGCTCATCGGTGTGGCCGGCATCCTCAACGTCGGGCTGGCGACCGTGGGGGAACGGGTCGAGGAGTTCGCCCTGCGTCGCGCGGTCGGCACCTCGCGCCTGCTGCTGGCCGGCATCGTGCTCGCGGAGACCCTGCTGACCGGCCTGCTCACCGCCACCGCCGCGATCGGGGCGTCCGCGTTCGCGCTGACGGCAGCCGGTAGCCTGCTCGGCGACCAGGTGCCGTTCCTCGCCGACGTGGTGTTTCCGTGGCGGGCCGGGGTCGCCGGGATCATCGCCGGACTCGTCGCCGGGCTGCTCGGCGGGCTCATCCCGGCGATCCGGGCCGCCCGCATCCCGATCGCGACGGTGATGCGCGCCTGA
- a CDS encoding FG-GAP repeat domain-containing protein codes for MWLRAASVLLFVPAVLAASAPAGAAAQPDNSLRRVSELFQPVESIPTGSDPESVAVGDVTGDDRADVVLTTSSYFDPENDYRLFVFAQQADGSLAAPIRYPTSLTYSDSGGAGVALLDLDGDKRLDVALATMAGVETFRQSVTGRLESRGILPGSLAARYVVAADLDTDGDGDLVTSGHRGINQLVQEANGTFTTSLVTSDPSYEVEVGDLTGDGRPDVVGQGLRHVNAYHRTGGGWSRTQVVADDGATVMGGVEVADVSGDGRSDIVVNLGWNQPRAQIQVFAQTATGGLASPDVYRAYDNPEPVEAADIDGDGRNDVVTVHGGYYAMSTWPQQPDGKLGTPAYEYLPYASHYPQQGLALGDVDGDGRLDAVVLDYNHGLLVLRNAG; via the coding sequence ATGTGGCTTCGCGCTGCGTCCGTACTGCTGTTCGTGCCCGCCGTGCTCGCCGCGAGCGCGCCGGCCGGGGCGGCGGCACAGCCGGACAACTCGCTCCGGCGGGTTTCCGAACTCTTTCAACCGGTCGAGAGCATTCCGACGGGTTCGGACCCGGAGAGCGTCGCCGTGGGCGATGTGACCGGTGACGACCGCGCCGACGTGGTGCTCACGACCAGCAGCTACTTCGACCCGGAGAACGACTACAGGTTGTTCGTCTTCGCCCAACAGGCCGATGGTTCGCTCGCCGCCCCGATCCGGTACCCGACGAGCCTGACGTACTCCGACAGCGGTGGCGCCGGGGTGGCCCTGCTGGACCTGGACGGAGACAAACGCCTCGACGTCGCGCTGGCCACCATGGCCGGGGTGGAGACCTTCCGGCAGTCAGTCACCGGAAGGCTGGAGAGCCGGGGAATCCTCCCGGGCTCCCTGGCCGCGCGGTACGTCGTGGCCGCCGATCTCGACACCGACGGCGACGGCGACCTCGTCACGAGTGGGCATCGCGGCATCAACCAACTTGTCCAGGAGGCGAACGGCACCTTCACCACGTCCCTGGTGACCAGCGACCCGAGCTACGAGGTGGAGGTCGGTGACCTCACCGGAGACGGTCGCCCCGACGTGGTCGGCCAGGGGCTCCGGCACGTGAACGCCTACCACCGCACCGGCGGTGGTTGGAGCCGTACCCAGGTGGTAGCCGATGACGGGGCGACCGTCATGGGCGGTGTGGAGGTTGCCGACGTGAGCGGGGACGGCCGTTCCGACATCGTCGTCAACCTCGGCTGGAACCAGCCCAGGGCGCAGATCCAGGTGTTCGCGCAGACTGCCACCGGCGGTCTGGCGAGCCCGGATGTCTACCGGGCGTACGACAATCCCGAGCCGGTCGAGGCGGCCGACATCGACGGCGACGGCCGCAACGACGTCGTCACCGTGCACGGTGGCTACTACGCGATGAGCACCTGGCCGCAGCAGCCGGACGGCAAGCTCGGTACCCCGGCGTACGAGTACCTGCCGTATGCCAGTCACTATCCCCAGCAGGGGCTCGCCCTCGGCGACGTCGACGGCGACGGCCGGCTGGACGCGGTGGTGCTCGACTACAACCACGGGCTGCTCGTACTGCGTAACGCGGGTTAG
- a CDS encoding response regulator, whose amino-acid sequence MTISVLLADDQAMVRSGLRFILEDQPDISVVAEASDGVEAIELARRLRPDVCLVDIRMPRLDGIEVTRALAGPGVPDPLRVIVVTTFDLDEYVYGALRGGAVGFVLKDAGPVLLVEAVRAASVGDALVSPSITLRLLRHLSAVGAPPTRTPGRPLSDRETEVVRAIARGRKNQEIAAELFISVSTVKSHVSGIQTKLGVRNRVEIAAWAWENRIVGRP is encoded by the coding sequence ATGACCATCAGTGTCCTGCTCGCCGACGACCAGGCGATGGTCCGCAGCGGCCTGCGGTTCATCCTGGAGGACCAGCCCGACATCAGCGTGGTCGCCGAGGCGTCGGACGGGGTGGAGGCGATCGAGCTGGCCCGGCGGCTGCGTCCGGACGTGTGTCTCGTGGACATCCGGATGCCCCGACTCGACGGCATCGAGGTCACCCGCGCCCTCGCCGGCCCCGGCGTCCCCGATCCGCTCCGGGTGATCGTGGTGACCACCTTCGACCTCGACGAGTACGTCTACGGGGCGCTGCGCGGTGGCGCGGTCGGCTTCGTTCTGAAGGACGCCGGGCCGGTGCTGCTCGTCGAGGCCGTCCGGGCCGCGAGCGTCGGCGACGCCCTGGTCTCGCCGTCGATCACGCTACGGCTGCTGCGCCATCTCTCGGCGGTCGGAGCACCACCCACCCGTACCCCGGGGCGTCCACTGTCGGATCGGGAGACCGAGGTCGTCCGGGCCATCGCCCGAGGGCGTAAGAACCAGGAGATCGCCGCCGAGTTGTTCATCTCGGTGAGTACGGTCAAGAGCCACGTGTCCGGCATCCAGACGAAGCTCGGCGTCCGCAACCGGGTCGAGATAGCCGCCTGGGCCTGGGAGAACCGCATCGTGGGGAGACCGTAG
- a CDS encoding sensor histidine kinase: MRIRGRAAGRTVIAVDVALAALFGAVLVGQAVAIRQSWGGDYWQFEGVAGLVVCVTALLRRRHRAWSAVAGLAVAAVAILVARLAGLPGEPGLAMVLGLSVLVGSAIRTLPVRLAGAVAAGGLAVVAGTRLGVLPSSSGAVVGLNVAGWLTAVGVGLGLRLLDARRRATADQVRREERLELARELHDVVAHHITGIVIQAQAAQIVARKRPEQVRESLVGIEAAGSEALTAMRRVVGLLRDTDDAAPASPGPEQLSELVRRFDGPGRTVRLSQPDAESAWPPEVTSTVYRVVQESLTNISRHAPHAHSVTVSIAQDPRAITVEVVDDAPLAPARYPHLGGYGLIGMRERVETLGGTLHAGPGTGAGWSVRATLPAPDSR; the protein is encoded by the coding sequence GTGAGAATTCGGGGGCGAGCGGCCGGGCGGACCGTGATCGCGGTCGACGTCGCGCTCGCCGCCCTGTTCGGCGCGGTGCTCGTCGGCCAGGCGGTCGCGATCAGGCAGAGCTGGGGCGGCGACTACTGGCAGTTCGAGGGCGTCGCGGGGTTGGTGGTCTGCGTGACCGCCCTGCTGCGCCGGCGGCACCGGGCCTGGTCGGCGGTCGCGGGCCTGGCCGTCGCCGCGGTCGCCATCCTGGTCGCCAGGCTCGCCGGACTGCCCGGCGAGCCTGGCCTGGCGATGGTCCTGGGTCTGTCCGTACTGGTCGGATCGGCGATCAGGACCCTTCCGGTCCGGTTGGCCGGTGCCGTCGCGGCCGGCGGCCTCGCGGTGGTCGCCGGTACCCGGCTCGGCGTGCTGCCGTCCTCCTCCGGCGCCGTCGTCGGGCTGAACGTGGCGGGATGGCTCACCGCCGTCGGGGTCGGGCTGGGACTGCGGCTGCTCGACGCCCGTCGCCGGGCCACCGCCGACCAGGTACGCCGCGAGGAGCGGCTGGAACTGGCCAGGGAACTGCACGACGTCGTGGCCCACCACATCACCGGCATCGTGATCCAGGCCCAGGCGGCCCAGATCGTCGCCCGGAAGCGCCCGGAGCAGGTGCGGGAGTCCCTGGTGGGCATCGAGGCGGCCGGCTCGGAGGCGCTCACCGCGATGCGCCGCGTCGTCGGCCTGCTACGCGACACCGACGACGCCGCCCCGGCCAGCCCCGGCCCGGAACAGCTCAGCGAACTGGTCAGACGTTTCGACGGACCCGGCCGTACGGTGCGGCTGAGCCAGCCCGACGCCGAGTCGGCCTGGCCGCCCGAGGTGACCAGCACCGTCTACCGGGTCGTCCAGGAGTCACTGACCAACATCTCCCGGCACGCCCCGCACGCCCACTCGGTGACCGTCAGCATCGCCCAGGATCCGCGAGCGATCACCGTCGAGGTCGTTGACGACGCGCCACTCGCCCCGGCCCGCTACCCCCACCTCGGCGGGTACGGTCTGATCGGGATGCGGGAACGCGTCGAGACCCTCGGCGGGACACTCCACGCCGGCCCGGGTACCGGCGCCGGATGGTCGGTACGCGCCACCCTGCCCGCCCCGGACTCCCGATGA